A genomic window from Yoonia sp. R2331 includes:
- a CDS encoding DUF1491 family protein, which translates to MRLTAEVWVSAYLTRLRLVEIPAFVVQKGDATAGAVLIKLNTLDGQACCYQRSFDLLTGDRRWVALVEGEEATVDASVAKQCSFDPDLWVIEVEDRHGRHLLDEPGLAD; encoded by the coding sequence ATGCGGCTGACGGCTGAGGTTTGGGTTTCGGCCTATCTGACCCGGCTGCGGCTGGTCGAAATCCCGGCCTTTGTGGTGCAAAAGGGCGATGCCACGGCGGGTGCCGTGCTGATCAAGCTGAACACATTGGATGGACAGGCCTGCTGTTACCAGCGGTCGTTTGACCTTTTGACCGGGGATCGGCGCTGGGTTGCGCTGGTCGAAGGGGAAGAGGCCACTGTGGATGCCTCTGTCGCCAAACAATGCAGTTTTGACCCTGATCTTTGGGTGATCGAGGTGGAAGATCGGCACGGACGGCACCTTTTGGATGAACCGGGGCTTGCCGATTGA
- a CDS encoding Dabb family protein, with protein sequence MIRHIVMLNLSARDDLPAVMDGLGGLIGQIDGFTGFEHGPNIDAEGKSPDYPYGFVCTFHDRAALDAYAADPRHRVLGARLVAMCNGGGDGIMVFDLDVPAA encoded by the coding sequence ATGATCCGCCATATCGTCATGCTCAACCTTTCCGCCCGTGATGATTTGCCCGCCGTCATGGATGGGCTCGGCGGTCTGATTGGCCAGATTGATGGCTTCACCGGCTTTGAACATGGCCCCAACATCGACGCCGAAGGCAAATCGCCGGATTACCCTTATGGCTTTGTTTGCACCTTTCACGACCGTGCTGCCCTTGATGCCTATGCTGCCGACCCGCGCCACCGCGTATTGGGCGCGCGGCTGGTAGCCATGTGCAATGGCGGCGGCGACGGCATCATGGTCTTTGATCTGGACGTGCCCGCCGCATGA
- a CDS encoding TSUP family transporter codes for MTFVLAAMVAFGAGVVKGTVGFAMPTIMISGLSSLMAPELALAALLLPTLVTNGWQALRQVPRAAWASIVKFRVFLIAGGVTMLFSAQLVPLLSMRALLLIIGVPIIIFALLQLAGWAPRLARQHTGVEAGVGVFTGFIGGLSGVWGPPTVAYLTALDTPKVDQVRLQGAAFGLGAVLLVGGHVQSGILRLETAALSAMMLAPALLGMAVGLAIQDRIDQRAFRRATLLVLLIAGANLIRRALV; via the coding sequence ATGACGTTCGTGCTGGCGGCCATGGTCGCCTTTGGCGCAGGCGTCGTAAAGGGCACTGTGGGCTTTGCGATGCCTACGATCATGATCTCTGGTTTATCCAGCCTGATGGCCCCGGAACTGGCGCTGGCCGCGTTGTTATTGCCGACCTTAGTGACAAACGGCTGGCAGGCGTTGCGGCAGGTGCCGCGTGCGGCCTGGGCCTCTATTGTGAAATTTCGGGTGTTCCTGATCGCAGGCGGGGTGACAATGCTGTTCTCGGCGCAGCTTGTTCCGCTTTTGTCGATGCGGGCGCTGTTGCTGATTATCGGGGTGCCGATCATCATCTTTGCCCTGTTGCAATTGGCGGGCTGGGCGCCGCGACTGGCGCGGCAACACACAGGGGTTGAGGCGGGCGTGGGTGTCTTTACCGGCTTCATCGGGGGGCTGTCAGGTGTCTGGGGGCCGCCGACCGTGGCCTATCTGACGGCACTTGACACCCCCAAGGTGGATCAGGTGCGTCTGCAAGGTGCGGCCTTTGGGCTGGGTGCGGTGCTGTTGGTGGGGGGGCATGTGCAGTCCGGTATCTTGCGGCTCGAAACGGCGGCACTTTCGGCGATGATGCTGGCACCTGCGCTTCTGGGAATGGCGGTAGGGCTGGCGATACAGGACCGGATTGATCAACGCGCATTTCGCCGGGCAACGCTACTTGTGCTGCTGATCGCTGGGGCCAACCTGATCCGGCGCGCGCTGGTGTAA
- a CDS encoding acyl-CoA dehydrogenase family protein, with protein sequence MPRDIAETDMPILTDLLTLTAAALPAVEDVTARAKAAVAALVTVEGRTAGHLIEAHQTAAHGLAWLATYAEALRQMQGWAERLDAESRFGETEQLIHQIAFGEYLWQIYGGIQMNQGEVVRLQDMGLTQDDMRALMLPAVMTLCDAGNTQAARARLVALMQEHAADITVGKTGLDDELEMIREQFRRFSLDRVEPHAHDWHLKDELIPLEIINEMAEMGVFGLTIPEEYGGFGLSKASMCVVSEELSRGYIGVGSLGTRSEIAAELILCGGTDAQKEKWLPGLASAEILPTAVFTEPNTGSDLGSLRTKARKDGDDWVINGNKTWITHAARTHVMTVLARSVEASDDYKGLSMFLAEKTPGTDAEPWQDPGISGGEIEVLGYRGMKEYTLNFDDFKVKGENLLGGVEGQGFKQLMQTFESARIQTAARAVGVAQSALDEGMAYAQTRNQFGKALINFPRVAGKLAMMAVEIMIARQMTYFSAREKDNDRRCDLEAGMAKLLAARVAWAAADNALQIHGGNGFALEYKISRILCDARILNIFEGAAEIQAQVIARRLLS encoded by the coding sequence ATGCCCCGCGACATCGCAGAGACCGACATGCCAATCCTGACCGATCTGCTGACCCTGACGGCGGCCGCCCTGCCCGCGGTCGAGGATGTGACAGCCCGCGCCAAGGCCGCAGTCGCAGCGCTGGTCACCGTAGAGGGGCGCACGGCAGGTCATCTGATCGAAGCGCATCAGACGGCGGCCCACGGGCTGGCGTGGCTGGCCACCTATGCGGAGGCGCTGCGCCAGATGCAGGGCTGGGCCGAACGGTTGGACGCAGAGAGCAGGTTTGGCGAAACAGAGCAGCTGATCCACCAGATCGCCTTTGGCGAATACCTTTGGCAGATCTACGGCGGCATCCAGATGAACCAGGGCGAGGTCGTGCGCCTGCAGGACATGGGGCTGACGCAGGATGATATGCGCGCACTGATGCTGCCTGCGGTCATGACGCTATGCGATGCGGGCAACACGCAGGCTGCACGTGCCCGGCTTGTGGCGCTGATGCAGGAACACGCGGCCGATATTACCGTGGGCAAGACCGGTCTGGACGATGAGCTTGAGATGATCCGCGAGCAATTCCGGCGCTTCAGCCTGGACCGCGTGGAGCCACACGCCCATGACTGGCACCTGAAGGACGAATTGATCCCGCTGGAGATCATCAACGAGATGGCCGAGATGGGCGTCTTTGGCCTGACCATCCCCGAAGAATACGGCGGCTTTGGCCTGTCCAAGGCATCCATGTGTGTGGTCAGTGAGGAATTGTCGCGCGGCTACATCGGTGTCGGCTCATTGGGCACCCGCAGCGAGATCGCGGCAGAACTGATCCTGTGCGGTGGCACCGACGCACAAAAGGAAAAGTGGCTACCCGGATTGGCGAGCGCTGAAATTCTGCCGACGGCGGTCTTTACCGAACCCAACACCGGGTCAGACCTTGGGTCCTTGCGCACCAAGGCGCGTAAGGATGGCGACGACTGGGTGATTAACGGCAACAAGACATGGATCACCCATGCCGCGCGGACCCATGTGATGACCGTGCTGGCCCGCAGTGTGGAAGCCAGCGACGACTACAAGGGCCTGTCGATGTTTCTGGCCGAAAAGACCCCCGGCACCGACGCCGAGCCATGGCAAGACCCCGGCATTTCCGGGGGCGAGATCGAAGTGCTCGGCTATCGCGGGATGAAGGAATACACGCTGAACTTTGATGATTTCAAAGTAAAGGGTGAAAACCTGCTGGGTGGGGTCGAAGGCCAGGGCTTTAAGCAGCTGATGCAGACGTTTGAAAGCGCCCGTATCCAGACCGCTGCCCGCGCGGTGGGTGTGGCGCAATCGGCGCTGGACGAAGGCATGGCCTATGCCCAGACCCGCAACCAGTTCGGCAAGGCGCTGATCAACTTCCCCCGTGTGGCAGGCAAACTGGCGATGATGGCGGTGGAAATCATGATCGCGCGGCAAATGACCTATTTCAGCGCCCGTGAAAAAGACAATGATCGGCGCTGCGACCTTGAGGCCGGGATGGCAAAGCTACTGGCTGCGCGGGTCGCTTGGGCTGCGGCGGACAACGCGCTGCAAATCCATGGCGGCAATGGCTTTGCGCTTGAATACAAGATCAGCCGCATCTTGTGTGACGCGCGCATCCTGAACATTTTTGAAGGAGCCGCCGAAATTCAGGCGCAGGTGATCGCGCGGCGCTTGCTGAGTTGA
- the era gene encoding GTPase Era — translation MTTRAGFVALIGEPNAGKSTLLNRMVGAKVSIVTHKVQTTRARIRGVALDGDAQLVFVDTPGLFKPRRRLDRAMVAAAWGGAADADVVVLLIEAHRGMTEGVKAILDALTERTDSPKVALAINKIDKVKSEVLLKLTKDMNATFPFAETFMISAERGHGCDALKSWLAGELPEGPWLYPEDQIADLPMRMIAAEMTREKLTLRLHQELPYQMTVETENWEERKDGSAKIDQLIYVVRDGHKGIVLGNKGETIKAVGKAAREELEEFLGRKVHLFLQVKVRPGWLDEAERYDEMGLDFKDGNA, via the coding sequence ATGACCACACGCGCAGGCTTTGTTGCTTTGATCGGGGAACCGAATGCGGGGAAATCGACCCTGCTGAACCGCATGGTCGGTGCCAAGGTCAGCATTGTGACCCACAAGGTGCAGACCACGCGGGCGCGGATCAGGGGTGTGGCGCTGGACGGTGACGCGCAGCTTGTGTTCGTGGACACGCCGGGCCTTTTCAAGCCACGGCGCAGGTTGGACCGGGCGATGGTCGCGGCGGCTTGGGGCGGTGCGGCTGACGCTGACGTGGTGGTGCTGCTGATCGAGGCGCACCGCGGCATGACCGAAGGGGTCAAGGCGATCCTGGATGCACTGACCGAACGCACCGACAGCCCGAAGGTTGCGCTGGCGATCAACAAGATCGACAAGGTGAAATCCGAAGTTCTGCTGAAACTCACCAAAGACATGAACGCGACTTTTCCCTTTGCCGAGACCTTCATGATCTCCGCCGAACGCGGCCACGGTTGCGACGCGCTGAAATCATGGCTGGCGGGCGAACTGCCAGAGGGCCCTTGGCTTTATCCCGAAGACCAGATTGCAGATCTGCCAATGCGCATGATTGCCGCCGAGATGACCCGCGAAAAGCTGACGCTGCGGCTGCATCAGGAACTGCCCTATCAAATGACGGTCGAGACCGAGAATTGGGAAGAACGCAAAGACGGCTCTGCCAAGATTGACCAGTTGATCTATGTGGTCCGCGATGGCCACAAGGGCATCGTGCTGGGCAACAAGGGCGAGACGATCAAGGCCGTGGGCAAAGCCGCCCGCGAAGAGCTGGAAGAGTTTCTTGGCCGTAAAGTGCATCTGTTTCTGCAGGTCAAGGTGCGGCCCGGCTGGTTGGATGAGGCTGAACGCTATGACGAAATGGGCCTTGATTTCAAAGACGGCAATGCCTGA
- a CDS encoding DUF3859 domain-containing protein, with the protein MRPTLFLMVLPVAAWAQPAPDTVSPVLASVQSGVVCPPPTVGSAPAPDTVAGTTHLIEEEPPFVSLSNRVPAVLGIGFGVKALSEAAMGIDTVTMTVTHPPMGDGGAVRQSFETRISGIDPSLTFYQFDYDYELVQGIWQMEARKGGTILYRTTFEVVPPQMVPELAAICGFENLLS; encoded by the coding sequence ATGCGTCCGACCCTTTTTCTTATGGTGCTGCCGGTGGCGGCATGGGCCCAACCGGCCCCCGACACCGTCTCACCGGTTCTTGCCAGCGTGCAAAGCGGCGTGGTCTGCCCGCCGCCAACGGTCGGGTCGGCCCCCGCGCCTGACACGGTTGCGGGCACCACCCATCTGATCGAGGAAGAACCGCCGTTTGTGTCCCTGTCCAACCGGGTGCCTGCGGTGCTGGGGATCGGGTTCGGCGTCAAGGCGCTGTCAGAGGCGGCGATGGGCATCGACACCGTGACCATGACCGTGACCCACCCGCCGATGGGCGATGGCGGGGCTGTGCGCCAAAGCTTTGAGACGCGGATCAGCGGGATCGACCCTTCGCTGACGTTCTATCAGTTCGATTATGACTATGAGCTGGTGCAGGGCATCTGGCAGATGGAGGCGCGCAAGGGCGGCACGATCCTGTATCGCACTACGTTCGAGGTGGTGCCGCCGCAGATGGTGCCAGAGCTGGCGGCGATCTGCGGGTTTGAGAACCTGCTGTCCTAA
- a CDS encoding SDR family oxidoreductase, producing the protein MTQTVFVTGASGFIAKHIVAGLLNRGHHVVGSVRSLSRADEVRDAVKPVLSDTSDLDARLRFVALDLGSDEGWDAAMAGVDVLMHTASPFPMVQPDDPQAIIRPAVDGALRALKAAHAAGIKRVIFTSSIVSVMYGNAPANGTAFTEEDWTDVDAPDVLPYSQSKTLAERAAWDFIASDAAEIAMTTINPALVAGPALDAHFGTSLQIIERLLGGKDPMLPMFGFNIVDVRDVAEAHIRAMERPETAGERLIVSNGWMWFPEVAQAMKEGLPGRRIVTRVAPTFVVKLIGLFDKSVKSLIPTLNRKDLCDGSKAAKMLGLDYIAPEASVLASAQSIITHKGL; encoded by the coding sequence ATGACCCAGACCGTTTTTGTGACCGGTGCGTCCGGTTTCATCGCCAAGCACATCGTCGCAGGCCTGCTGAATCGAGGCCACCATGTTGTGGGCTCTGTCCGCTCGCTATCCCGCGCGGATGAGGTGCGGGACGCAGTCAAACCGGTGCTGAGCGACACCAGTGATCTGGACGCGCGTCTGCGGTTTGTGGCCCTTGATCTGGGCAGCGATGAAGGCTGGGACGCGGCGATGGCAGGGGTGGATGTGCTGATGCACACCGCCTCTCCCTTTCCGATGGTGCAACCCGATGATCCGCAGGCGATCATCCGCCCTGCGGTCGACGGTGCGCTGCGCGCGCTGAAAGCGGCCCATGCGGCAGGGATCAAGCGGGTGATCTTTACCTCGTCCATCGTGTCGGTGATGTATGGGAACGCGCCTGCCAATGGCACGGCGTTTACTGAAGAAGATTGGACCGACGTCGATGCCCCCGATGTCCTGCCCTATTCCCAATCCAAGACGCTGGCCGAACGTGCGGCCTGGGATTTCATCGCCTCTGACGCGGCAGAGATTGCGATGACCACGATCAATCCCGCACTTGTGGCTGGCCCGGCGCTGGATGCGCATTTTGGCACGTCCTTACAGATCATCGAGCGGCTTTTGGGCGGCAAAGACCCGATGTTGCCGATGTTCGGTTTCAACATCGTCGATGTCCGCGACGTGGCAGAGGCGCATATTCGCGCCATGGAACGCCCCGAGACGGCGGGCGAACGGCTTATCGTCTCAAACGGCTGGATGTGGTTCCCCGAGGTGGCGCAGGCGATGAAAGAGGGGTTACCGGGACGTCGCATCGTGACCCGCGTGGCGCCAACCTTTGTGGTCAAGCTGATTGGGCTGTTTGACAAATCGGTCAAATCGCTGATCCCAACGTTGAACCGCAAGGACCTGTGTGACGGCAGCAAGGCCGCAAAGATGCTGGGGCTGGATTATATCGCGCCAGAAGCTTCTGTCCTCGCCTCGGCCCAGAGCATCATCACGCACAAGGGTTTATAG
- the lepB gene encoding signal peptidase I, giving the protein MAERSGFLGSVIETVKTIVYALLIAGAFRTILFQPFWIPSGSMKDTLLIGDFLFVNKFAYGYSYASCPSIRIPALGVDVGAEDFCGFFEGTNERFLGGDPERGDVVVFRHPVTGRDFIKRLIGLPGDRIQVKDGLLYINDEAATVEPVGVFEEVYSPQGPQRLRPQCSNGSVGEGAVCRKDKFIETLPGGASHAILNIGDRALDNTGVYTVPADNYFFMGDNRDNSTDSRVAQAARGVGFVPRADIVGRADRVMFSSAGRSMFAFWTWRSDRFFKAIE; this is encoded by the coding sequence ATGGCAGAACGATCCGGCTTTCTTGGCAGCGTCATCGAGACGGTGAAAACCATCGTCTATGCCCTTCTGATCGCCGGGGCCTTTCGCACTATTTTGTTTCAGCCGTTCTGGATTCCCTCAGGGTCGATGAAAGACACGCTGCTGATCGGTGATTTTCTGTTCGTGAACAAATTTGCCTACGGCTACTCCTACGCTTCTTGCCCGTCGATCCGCATTCCCGCATTAGGTGTGGATGTTGGGGCCGAGGATTTCTGCGGCTTTTTTGAGGGCACCAATGAACGCTTTCTGGGCGGTGATCCCGAACGCGGCGATGTCGTGGTCTTTCGCCACCCCGTCACCGGGCGCGACTTTATCAAACGCTTGATCGGCCTGCCGGGTGACCGCATTCAGGTCAAGGACGGCCTGCTTTATATCAACGATGAAGCTGCCACCGTTGAACCTGTCGGTGTCTTTGAAGAGGTCTACAGCCCGCAAGGCCCGCAGCGTCTGCGGCCGCAGTGTTCCAACGGGTCCGTGGGCGAAGGTGCAGTTTGCCGCAAGGACAAGTTCATCGAAACACTGCCCGGCGGGGCCAGTCATGCAATCCTGAATATCGGCGACCGCGCGCTTGATAACACAGGCGTCTATACGGTGCCTGCCGACAACTACTTTTTCATGGGTGACAACCGCGACAACTCGACCGATAGCCGCGTCGCGCAGGCTGCGCGGGGCGTCGGTTTTGTGCCGCGCGCTGACATCGTGGGCCGTGCGGATCGGGTGATGTTCTCTTCTGCCGGGAGGTCGATGTTTGCTTTCTGGACTTGGCGCTCGGATCGTTTCTTCAAGGCGATTGAGTGA
- a CDS encoding thermonuclease family protein, whose translation MDFILVIATIAFVVWVVADVIRKGNAAEDSTPPRPNTKKRQAPPPYRPKTSPRPAPQPNWTQPEVIAGKCYVIDGDTIVINKVHIRLFGIDAPELNHPWGKKAKWEMVNLCKGRVITATLDGSSSHNRVVATCRLPDGTDLNEEMVKRGLAIDWPKFSGGHYAQFEVEGIRKKLWRCHYRQLGKFFEVER comes from the coding sequence TTGGACTTCATACTAGTCATTGCGACAATTGCCTTTGTTGTATGGGTCGTCGCTGACGTGATCCGCAAAGGCAACGCCGCCGAAGATAGCACGCCCCCACGACCAAACACCAAGAAACGGCAAGCACCGCCACCCTACCGCCCCAAGACGTCACCGCGCCCCGCACCCCAACCGAACTGGACCCAACCAGAGGTCATTGCGGGCAAGTGTTATGTGATCGACGGCGACACCATCGTCATCAACAAGGTCCATATCCGTCTTTTCGGGATCGATGCACCGGAACTGAACCACCCGTGGGGCAAGAAAGCGAAGTGGGAAATGGTCAACCTATGCAAGGGGCGTGTGATTACGGCGACGTTGGACGGGTCCAGTAGCCACAACAGGGTTGTTGCGACCTGCCGTTTGCCAGATGGCACCGATCTAAATGAAGAAATGGTGAAGCGCGGTCTGGCGATTGACTGGCCAAAATTTTCCGGCGGCCACTATGCACAATTCGAAGTCGAGGGTATCAGAAAGAAGCTGTGGCGTTGTCACTACAGGCAGCTTGGCAAATTCTTCGAAGTCGAACGCTAA
- a CDS encoding META domain-containing protein — translation MMRATLVAGVLSLMGCETDETVAAFAGDATVFALQSLDGAPFPASASLDVGTPGQITGDAPCNSYSADQSAPYPWFALGPIAATRRACPDLAAEAAYFDALAAMTLAEVVGDTLILSNTDGGEMVFQAVP, via the coding sequence ATGATGCGCGCAACCCTCGTTGCGGGCGTGCTTAGCCTGATGGGCTGCGAGACGGATGAGACTGTCGCGGCCTTTGCCGGGGATGCCACCGTCTTTGCCCTGCAAAGCCTTGATGGCGCGCCTTTCCCGGCTAGTGCCTCGCTTGATGTCGGAACGCCGGGGCAGATCACCGGCGACGCCCCTTGCAACAGCTATTCCGCCGACCAATCCGCCCCTTATCCGTGGTTTGCACTGGGGCCAATCGCCGCCACCCGCCGCGCCTGTCCTGACCTTGCCGCGGAGGCCGCGTATTTCGATGCGCTCGCCGCGATGACATTGGCCGAAGTGGTTGGTGACACGCTGATACTGTCCAACACCGACGGCGGCGAGATGGTGTTTCAGGCCGTACCCTGA
- the rnc gene encoding ribonuclease III: protein MKIAADLTAFQGRLGHTFAKPELLVRAVTHSSMVSVHRDDNQRLEFLGDRVLGLVIAEALLSADANAPEGTLAPRYNALVRREACADVARQIDLGAVLKLGRSEMKSGGRRKEALLADAMEAVIAAVYQDAGFDAARATILRLWGDRVTNVADDARDAKTALQEWAQARGEPPPTYVEMARTGPDHQPVFTIQVQLTSGASATAQAGSKRHAEQAAAQMLLDRVDG, encoded by the coding sequence GTGAAGATCGCAGCGGACCTGACAGCCTTTCAGGGGCGGCTGGGCCATACCTTTGCCAAGCCCGAACTATTGGTGCGCGCGGTCACCCATTCGTCGATGGTATCGGTGCACCGCGACGACAATCAACGGCTCGAATTTCTGGGCGACCGGGTGCTGGGCCTTGTGATCGCAGAGGCGCTGCTGTCCGCTGACGCCAACGCCCCCGAAGGCACCTTGGCTCCGCGCTACAACGCCCTTGTCCGGCGCGAGGCTTGCGCCGATGTCGCCCGCCAGATTGATCTGGGCGCAGTGCTGAAACTGGGCCGGTCCGAGATGAAGTCAGGTGGTCGCCGGAAAGAGGCGCTACTGGCTGACGCGATGGAAGCGGTGATCGCCGCAGTCTATCAGGACGCGGGATTTGACGCCGCACGCGCGACGATCCTGCGGCTCTGGGGTGACCGCGTCACAAACGTGGCCGATGATGCCCGCGACGCCAAAACCGCGCTTCAGGAATGGGCACAGGCCCGCGGCGAGCCACCCCCTACATACGTCGAAATGGCCCGCACCGGCCCCGACCACCAGCCTGTTTTTACGATTCAGGTGCAACTGACCAGCGGCGCGTCAGCCACCGCCCAGGCCGGTTCCAAACGCCATGCCGAACAGGCCGCCGCGCAGATGCTGTTGGACCGGGTGGACGGTTAG
- the acpS gene encoding holo-ACP synthase translates to MILGIGTDLANIERIQGTLDRFGDRFRNRVFTEIEQRKAERRKDVAGTYAKRWAAKEACSKALGTGLRMGISWRDMAVSNLRSGQPVMEVSGWAKSRLEEMTPPGHTAIIHVTLTDDHPWAQAFVVIEALPIADNPAANGSG, encoded by the coding sequence ATGATCCTTGGCATCGGCACCGATCTGGCCAACATCGAACGCATTCAGGGCACGCTGGACCGCTTTGGCGACCGCTTTCGCAACCGCGTCTTCACCGAGATCGAACAGCGCAAGGCTGAACGCCGCAAGGACGTGGCGGGCACCTATGCCAAACGCTGGGCCGCGAAAGAGGCGTGTTCCAAGGCGCTGGGCACGGGGCTGCGTATGGGCATCAGCTGGCGCGACATGGCGGTCAGTAACCTGCGCAGTGGCCAGCCGGTGATGGAGGTGTCCGGCTGGGCCAAGTCCCGGCTGGAAGAAATGACCCCTCCGGGCCACACGGCCATTATTCATGTCACGCTGACTGATGATCACCCTTGGGCGCAGGCATTTGTCGTGATCGAAGCGCTTCCTATTGCAGATAACCCCGCTGCAAACGGGTCGGGTTGA
- the recO gene encoding DNA repair protein RecO: protein MIEWTDEGVVLAARPHGETSVILEVFTPMRGRHAGVVRGGVSRKMTPHLQPGGQITVTWKARLDGHLGAFTIEPLRSRAAAVMADRLALAGLNAVCALLNHILPEREAHLPLYERTQNLLDLLGQSEVWPLAYLRWEQALLEEMGFGMDLSACAVRGVNEDLAFVSPKSGRAVSREAAGEWADRLLPLPPVLAGKGDASEAEIVRALGTTGWFIDNRLIRSLGDRPMPAARARLLETIARQGTA, encoded by the coding sequence ATGATCGAGTGGACGGATGAAGGCGTGGTGCTGGCCGCCCGCCCGCATGGTGAAACCAGCGTTATTCTAGAGGTGTTTACGCCCATGCGCGGGCGGCATGCAGGCGTCGTGCGCGGTGGCGTCAGCCGCAAGATGACCCCGCATTTGCAACCCGGCGGGCAGATCACCGTGACCTGGAAGGCGCGGCTGGATGGCCATCTGGGTGCCTTTACCATTGAACCCCTGCGCAGTCGGGCAGCGGCGGTGATGGCGGACCGTCTGGCGCTGGCGGGGCTGAACGCGGTCTGCGCGCTGCTCAACCATATCTTGCCGGAACGCGAGGCGCATCTGCCGCTTTATGAACGGACCCAAAACCTGCTGGACCTGCTAGGACAGTCAGAAGTTTGGCCGCTGGCCTATCTGCGCTGGGAACAGGCATTGTTGGAAGAGATGGGGTTTGGCATGGACCTTTCGGCCTGTGCGGTGCGCGGTGTGAACGAGGATCTGGCCTTTGTCTCGCCCAAATCGGGTCGTGCGGTCAGCCGCGAGGCCGCCGGTGAATGGGCCGACCGTTTGCTGCCCCTGCCGCCTGTCCTTGCGGGCAAAGGGGACGCAAGCGAAGCCGAGATCGTGCGCGCGCTGGGCACCACCGGCTGGTTTATCGACAACCGCCTGATCCGCTCGCTGGGCGACCGCCCGATGCCAGCGGCGCGCGCGCGTTTGCTGGAAACGATTGCCCGTCAGGGTACGGCCTGA
- a CDS encoding pyridoxine 5'-phosphate synthase, with the protein MSNELRLGVNIDHVATVRNARGGAVPDPVRAALLAQEAGADGITAHLREDRRHIIDSDIERLMEALTVPLNFEMAATEEMQAIALRHKPHAVCLVPEKREERTTEGGLDVAANDNALAAYIAPLRDAGSRVSMFIAADQKQVEASHRIGAPVIELHAGAYSDAWAEGDWALRDSELSRITDMAAYGHELGLEVHVGHGLAYDSVAPIAALPQVKELNIGHFLIGEAIFRGLTGSIQEMRRLMDEARAAGTGA; encoded by the coding sequence ATGTCCAACGAACTGCGCCTTGGGGTGAACATTGACCACGTCGCCACCGTCCGCAACGCCCGCGGTGGTGCGGTGCCGGACCCGGTGCGCGCGGCGTTGCTGGCGCAAGAGGCCGGGGCAGATGGCATCACGGCACACCTGCGCGAAGACCGCCGCCACATTATCGACAGCGACATCGAACGCCTGATGGAGGCGCTGACAGTGCCGCTGAACTTTGAAATGGCCGCGACAGAGGAAATGCAGGCCATCGCCCTGCGCCACAAACCCCACGCTGTCTGCCTCGTGCCGGAAAAGCGCGAGGAGCGGACAACCGAAGGCGGCCTTGACGTGGCCGCCAATGACAACGCGCTTGCCGCCTATATCGCGCCCCTGCGGGACGCCGGCAGCCGCGTGTCGATGTTCATCGCTGCTGATCAAAAACAGGTCGAGGCCAGCCACCGTATCGGCGCGCCGGTCATCGAACTGCACGCGGGCGCCTATTCCGACGCCTGGGCCGAGGGCGACTGGGCCCTGCGCGACAGTGAACTGTCCAGAATCACCGATATGGCGGCCTATGGCCACGAACTGGGGCTCGAAGTCCACGTCGGGCACGGGCTCGCCTATGACAGCGTCGCCCCCATCGCCGCTTTGCCGCAGGTCAAAGAACTCAACATCGGCCACTTTCTGATTGGCGAAGCGATCTTTCGGGGGCTGACCGGTTCCATTCAGGAAATGCGCCGTCTGATGGATGAGGCGCGGGCAGCTGGGACAGGCGCATGA